The Drosophila bipectinata strain 14024-0381.07 chromosome 3L, DbipHiC1v2, whole genome shotgun sequence region CTGGGCTGGACCCGATTCCCGTTTCATCCTCACCTTGTCTGCCGACCAGACAGCTCGGAGAGGCCAGAGTCCCTGTCGCACTTGGCTGGCTGGGATGATGTTGCCACAGTTTATAGCCGTTCGCATGTCGCTCAAAGTACCACAGTACTACAGTCATCCTACAGTGAGGAGCAAGACATTAGGAACTCTCAAAAGCTTTAGTCAAGTAGCTTAAAATGAAACAGTTCCTACTATTATCATTCCCATTGAGCACTATGCCCTTATCCTTAATTATCATCACTACTATTAATGTAACCATAATTGTCAAAGTCCAGAGAACCCCCGAGATTGACGTCCACCTCGAATCGGGTATTCGTTCCCCTATCCGACTTCGGCTTCTGGGCCCTGGCACTTCTGGCTTTCCTCCACATTCTGGCGCGTCTGTCAGCCTATTCCTGTTCCCCTGTTCGTTGCCATTCAGGTTTTTTTGCATTTGTGCCTCGGGTGCGGCCCCAGACACACCTCTTACTCCATTACTCCGCCAACTCCATACTGCTCCCTGACTGTTTCCAGTTCTGTTTTGCTAGCGAAGCTCACAACAGAGCCACGAGACGGAAAACAGAGACAGAACTTTCCCGCCAAACGTGCCGGAGTGCCTGGAAATGGGggagcaacaacagcgaacggcaaaagcaaaataaaCCGAATCAAACTGAAccgaactgaactgaactgaaccgAGTGCAGCAGACAATGCCACATGGAAAGTCCTAGGTCGGTTACactgccaccaccaccaccaccatcgaCGCCGCAGTTCTGGCATTGGCATTGGCGCTGAAACTGGCAGTTgcaccaccactaccaccaccGGGCCAGGCCTGGAAAGGGATCTGGACTCCGGGCCCAGACAGATGCGGGCCGGGTATGAGGTTGGGGTTCTGCTTCATTGCTGGTCCTCTTCACTCccatttcaaaattaaaagtgaGAACAGTATTCATCAAAAAAATAGTCCTGTTGTGAAGCAAACAAGGATAATGATCCTTGATTCAGGTCCACCCttcaaaaaaccaacaaattaAGGACCACAAACTTGGACAAATGAGTTTCCGACTCCAAAAACCCGAAACTGAAGCTACTCCCTGACTTTTGTTCCCTTATATCGATTGAACAAGGAGCAGTAGCGATGTGGGGTCAGTAGCGGCTCTCTTTGGTCCCTGCTggtgtattatataataccaACAaattgcacctgctcttgcttTGCACCTGTCAGCCAGCCATGCCCCATCAATTGCCTCTGGTTGgggtttgtttatttgttctCCTCTCGATGTGTTGTTTATTTTGGCATGTGTGATGGCCGCCGTGGCAGCCGTGGGGGCAGTTCAATGTCCTTCGCGGTCAACCAAATTAGTCAGCCTCCCTCGGCGTGGGGACAAATCCTACGGATTAATCAACGAACTTTATCAAAAGTTTTGCATTTGAAATCCTCAGAACGTGGTGGTGAGAGGTCAGTGGCTGGATAGGGCAATGATCTCAAAAAGTGAACAGGCCGGAGTACTTGAGAAGCAACATATTGGAAAACATGATTATTTACAGCCCAGAAAGGAACAAGGAGCAAACCAGTTGCAAGCTCAGCCGGCGAACAGAGCAACCCCCAAAATCAAGGAACAAGGAATGCCGGCATCCAGACTTTCAGACCCAGACGCACATCGTTGAGAGTCCAGGGGCAACATCATCAAGCACACAGACAACGGCGACGAGTAATTCGAACAATTTCGTTCAAAAAATTTGCGACGTTTAGCACGCGGTTTTCACAAATGAAAGCGACATTATCCAGCCTGCCACCGAACTGCCACTGCCGTCTGGCTTTCCGCGTCTTGCACACCGCTTTGTAGACAAACAAAAAGAGGTCCCAGAAACTTGCCAGGAAGCAACACATGCCCTCCTAATCAGGCCCAGACAAACCAAACAAAGACCAAAGGACGGAGGGAGCCATCAGGGAAGAAGGGCACGCCATCGAGACAAAGATGTAGACAAGTCGCttccaaaaatttttaacaGAAGTAGagtattttggaaaaaatctgaCAAATACTGAGGGTTGGTTTAAATCCAAGGGTGATGGTTCTTCATAAATTATAAGCccgaaaattatatttttaaaaacaatactAATATAGCTAATATCGAAATATTCCCCAAACGAGCCTAGAAACCTAGGAGGGACTTCGTGAAACAAAACAGGCCAAAGGGCGCGGTCGTCTCTACCTGAGAAGGGAGGAGCCACCAAGGGGGCCAGTCCCTTCGACAGCTGTCGACAAACGGGACAAATGTCGATGCCTCCTCAGTTCGGATGAGTGCAGGTCGATGCGtagacgacgacgacgacttCGCAGACGACATTACTCCAACCCCATCCCCTCGGAGAGATTTGTTGGCCAAAGTTTGAGGCGCAGACAGTTTCCAGACGACAGCCGCGAAACGATTGCCTCCCCCAGATGACAAATGTCGCCCTTCTGCGCCCCTGATGCCTGAAACGTGTCCCTGAGCTTTGACCCCCAGACGATGCTGTTGATTTAGCCGAAATATTTAGTGAATCTTTGAAGTACAATTCTTGAAGACTAACCTAACTTTGCTTTCCAGAGAGATCCACTAGAGGTAGATCTTTGTGGAAACTCTTCACCCAACCTGACCGCATCCTCctgatttaaacaaaaacttgGCATCtgttaaatataaaaccatCAACATGGACTCATTCTTTTTCCTGGCCACAAATCTTGGTTCATCGAACTGTGATTCTACGGTCGACCTCTTTGTGTTACCCTATGGCCCTTTAGAGTTGTATGATTATATCGATGTTTTCGACCAACACTTCCCATAGTTAGGGCTTcaatctttaaatattttagcaGAAAGTCTTCTAATCAGTTAGAGAGTCTACAATAGAGATAGGGTATACCTTCTTCGACATTCTTCAGGCCAAGTCATGTTCCCTATCCtgctttatttttcaaaatgatGCCATTCTTCTCCAACTAACGACAATTGCGCCACGACTAGAAGAATTCTTCCGCGACTGGCTCCCCCTTTTTTGCACATGTTATGCCGAGCGGGATGGCAGATACACCAAGAGACAGGGACGGGGCGAGACTGAGACTGGGAACGTGGGAAGGCGCACAGGCGCATAGCGAAACCCCAAGCCGCAGACGGtgcaaaaacagcaacaaggAGCCGCTCTACAGAGACCAAGACCAGAGAAGGCAGAGGTCCAAAAACAGAaccaaatggaaaatggaatgGAATCGAATCGAAGCGCATTTAAGTGGAATTTGCTCTTTGTGCCCGATGGTGGGTCTGTGTTGGTTTTATGTCTGGGGAGCGCAGAACACCACCCATACACACACTCATAtaccaaacaacaaaaacggGGTGAATGGACGCAGCAAACGTCGCATTGCCTGCCGCCGGAGCAGCAGTCTGTGAGCCACTGCTCAGattcttcctcttcttcttctttgtGGCGAATTTGCGCGCCAAAAACCTCCTCCCCCCCTCCCTCGGCAGCGTAGCTGGCTCTTCAGGCCGTAAGAGTTGATTTTGTTTTAACGCCGCCCGAACCAAAAGAGAGCAAAAGAGAGTACCCCAAAAATACGAGCCACCTTGGTCATGGACTGTTGTGCGCCACAATGGGCGTGGTACGTGGCGCAGAGTCGAGAAGCGAGAATCGAGAGTTGAGAGTCGGGAATCCGAAACGGCACAGAACAGGAGTAGAGAAGCCGTCCGCAGAAGCTTCTGGCCATGACTACTCCCTTTGCGGGGTTCAATGCGGTTCACTCGACTGCCGTCTCGTTCTGGCCTCCCTTCCCCCCTTCAGATGCTCTGTCTCTGTTCCACTTCCTGTGGGGTACTTGACTTTCTGTCGTTTGCTTTGATCCCCTTCTTCTGCTTCTTCTGGGGGCACattcgttttgtttttgcccTGCACTTCGCCCGCCAAATCTCCCATTCCCGGCCATCCCCACCCTGGCCACCGCAATATGGCTCCCCTTTCCCGGTTCTATTCCGCCCCCCTCCGGCACTCCCCTGTAATGGCTCAACGTTCATGTTCCCATCTCCATTGTCGTTTGTTGGCTTTGTTTACAAGCTTTTGATGGACCACTAACATCGCACATTCTGAGGCCAGTTCGCAGATAcatatacagatacagatacagatacagcgcacttgcagatacagatacgcgCACCCACAGATACACAGACATGGAATGCGCGGGATTTTCGTTCCGACCCGTGTTTCCCCCTCTAGTGTGGCGCGAATAATGGGGGGCGCCCCTCCTGAGGAAGAAAGAGAGTGGAGCAAATGGCGAGAAAATTGTAATTCTCTTTGCCGGCTGTCATTGGAAATCCCATTTCTAGCTTCCCGCACCCCCCGAAACAATAATTTCCCCGCAAGAAGACCATTTCTATTACCATCGAGCtgattcctttattttttattagttgTACTTTATTGAATTCGCCGATTGAATGAATTGCTCAATGAGCTGCCTGCCCGCCGGAGACGTGCGGATGATGGGCAGCAAATCGATGGGGAATCCCGTCCCCAGCTCATGGCGTCTCAAGTGTCATTACCCCTTGTAGTGCCTGGAGGTTATGGGGGAGAATGGGATGATTTGGCGAAGAAAGTGATCTTAGAGATGGAGTATCTTTGCTACAATTAACCCATACTTTATTTAGAagtcacaaaaacaaaacaccacCGAACCCAATCAAACAGCTTCAGTCTACTTCCAACAGTTAACCCAACCGTCATCATCGTTGTGATTAGAATCCTCATCGGAGTCCGAGTCCGAGCAGCACAGGCCCTTGTTTAAACAGCACTCCTCATCCTCCATCGTAGGAAACGACGTTGGGAGCCCCGTGAAGAAGGAACTCTCCGCTTCCGTCGTCTCCATCGCCACAGACCCGTACATCCGGCGGGATCCAAAGTTCTGGAGCTGCACGGCCCGGTTGATAAGAGTTCGCAGGTTGATGTCCTCCTGCTCCATACACTTCCTAAGGCGCTTGTACTCCTCTTTGTCCTTGAAGGTCTTGCATTGCTTGCCCATTAGCACGGCTGCCCTGTCCTTTAGTACTTGAATTACTAGATTCTGGGCGTCCACTGCATTGATCACCTCCAGGTACTCCTGGTACATGGCACGTTCCTCTTCGTCCTCCGACTCGCTTTCTATCAAAAGCTCAAACAGATCCTCTTCCTCAGCTTCGGAGccctcgtcctcctcctcgccgGCGTCTTCACCATCGAGCTCTTCACCCTCGACAGCCTCCTCGTCTTCTTCACCTTCAGGCTGCTCATCACCGAGGTCAGGAGGGGCCTCCTCCTCTTCAACATCAGCCATTTGATTGGGTTTCTAGGGTTCAAGATTCAAGTTTGATTTTTGGGTAAAGAATTACATTGTTTGATGAGTATGATTCATAAATTTTGATATGGAAGTCAGAGGTGAACTGACACTCTTACACTCCCATCTATATCCCCATCTAGAGCTTCTGGGGGATTTTTATTGGCAGCAGTGATTTCTGGTGAAGGGCTGCCAGACAACACACCCACACTTTCCCGcgaaaatcataaaaaaacgATGCTCCAGCTTCGGATGCAGAATGCAGTTTAATTTAGCATGAAGTGCAGTGCACCGCTCTATCGGCAGTTAAGCGGTTTATAACCGAT contains the following coding sequences:
- the LOC108133504 gene encoding uncharacterized protein, whose translation is MADVEEEEAPPDLGDEQPEGEEDEEAVEGEELDGEDAGEEEDEGSEAEEEDLFELLIESESEDEEERAMYQEYLEVINAVDAQNLVIQVLKDRAAVLMGKQCKTFKDKEEYKRLRKCMEQEDINLRTLINRAVQLQNFGSRRMYGSVAMETTEAESSFFTGLPTSFPTMEDEECCLNKGLCCSDSDSDEDSNHNDDDGWVNCWK